From a region of the Sander lucioperca isolate FBNREF2018 chromosome 8, SLUC_FBN_1.2, whole genome shotgun sequence genome:
- the zgc:172182 gene encoding coiled-coil domain-containing protein 89, whose translation MATPQRNAENVMKVEGNTTQHMDIVRKSLEELRSISANDATETGMLRSRIDEQSSLICMLKERADEVLLRCQALQHINTELESRVTDCQTELDSERNRAELLEKRFMNLAANNQAIIAFMEEYKSQNAQLKLENKQLQSENNTLFSQKLQDKEVFVQKQMQEIKQLTEKYTNKEIEYQENLAGCQSKLLEQTAQHQSRATSLLDQLHDAQQQQRDAVEMCNALKLNLQNAEEEHAYKETNLRESITSLTKEKDKLLCLSMERGQVIQEKQEEIQQLETKWKEEKKARAKAEDRFEQEAKTVNADVKVKSLQSALDESTKKYEKLKKDFEAFKEHSTNLLLQERELNKKLRHMMG comes from the exons ATGGCaactccacagagaaatgcagaaAACGTTATGAAGGTGGAGGGCAACACGACGCAG CATATGGACATTGTTCGGAAGTCACTGGAGGAACTTCGAAGCATTTCTGCGAATGATGCAACAGAGACAGGGATGCTGCGGTCCAGGATAGATGAACAGTCAAGTCTGATCTGCATGTTgaaagagagagcagatgaGGTGCTTCTTCGATGTCAAGCCCTGCAACACATCAATACGGAGCTAGAGAGCCGAGTAACAGACTGCCAGACAGAACTGGACAGTGAAAGAAACAGAGCAGAGCTATTAGAGAAGAGATTTATGAATTTAGCTGCCAACAATCAAGCAATTATTGCTTTCATGGAAGAGTACAAAAGTCAGAATGCCCAGTTAAAGCTGGAAAACAAACAGTTGCAGTCAGAAAATAACACGCTTTTCTCCCAAAAATTACAAGATAAAGAAGTGTTTGTTCAAAAACAGATGCAAGAAATCAAACAGCTGACAGAGAAATACACAAATAAGGAAATTGAATATCA GGAGAATTTAGCTGGATGCCAGTCAAAACTCCTGGAACAAACAGCTCAACATCAATCCAGGGCCACATCGCTACTTGATCAATTGCATGATGCTCAGCAACAACAAAGAGATGCTGTAGAGATGTGCAACG CATTAAAGTTGAATCTACAAAATGCTGAAGAAGAGCATGCTTACAAGGAAACCAACTTGAGAGAAAGCATAACAAGCCTCACCAAAGAGAAGGACAAAttactgtgtctgtctatggAAAGAGGGCAAGTAATACAG GAGAAACAAGAGGAAATCCAGCAACTGGAGACAAAAtggaaagaggagaaaaaagccCGCGCCAAAGCAGAGGACAG GTTTGAACAGGAAGCAAAAACTGTTAATGCAGATGTTAAAGTGAAGTCTCTCCAGTCTGCTCTTGATGAATCTACGAAAAAATATGAGAAGCTGAAAAAG GATTTTGAAGCCTTCAAAGAACACAGCACCAACCTCCTTTTACAAGAAAGGGAGTTAAATAAGAAGCTTCGCCACATGATGGGCTAA